The Arachis hypogaea cultivar Tifrunner chromosome 14, arahy.Tifrunner.gnm2.J5K5, whole genome shotgun sequence genome has a segment encoding these proteins:
- the LOC140178451 gene encoding zinc finger BED domain-containing protein RICESLEEPER 3-like yields MEWQHCGNEVQDVFVKFLFRKIHGETEACVVIGQVKRLVQDLVLEYATKGRERDQAAQLNMPPLPPMPSGSRAKKFSHESWQADFAAHISEESAFIDTKNELDYYLEERPVPQTEDDFDILNWWKSNGAKFLTLQTIARNFLAISMSIVASESSFSTGGRFVTPHRSRLRLNTLEALMCNQDWL; encoded by the exons ATGGAGTGGCAACATTGTGGAAATGAG GTACAAGATGTATTTGTTAAATTTCTTTTTCGTAAAATACATGGTGAGACGGAGGCATGTGTTGTAATTGGTCAAGTGAAAAGGTTAGTACAAGATTTGGTTTTAGAATATGCAAccaagggaagagagagagaccaAGCTGCTCAGTTAAATATGCCGCCGCTACCACCAATGCCTTCAGGTTCAAGGGCGAAGAAGTTTAGTCACGAATCTTGGCAAGCTGACTTTGCTGCCCATATAAGTGAGGAATCTGCATTTATTGATacaaaaaatgagttggattattATCTTGAAGAAAGACCAGTGCCACAAACTGAAGATGACTTTGATATCTTAAATTGGTGGAAATCGAATGGCGCGAAATTTCTCACTTTGCAAACGATTGCTAGGAATTTTTTGGCAATTTCTATGTCTATAGTTGCCTCTGAGTCTTCATTTAGTACTGGTGGTCGATTTGTTACACCACATCGTAGTAGATTGCGTCTAAATACGTTAGAGGCTTTAATGTGTAATCAAGATTGGCTTTGA
- the LOC140178452 gene encoding uncharacterized protein, whose protein sequence is MDPIIDFLEKARLSSDEKVAKTIRREAAKYAIIQGQLFKKGLSQPLLKCLRPDQMEYVLREVHEDCCGHHIGGKALARKLIRAGYYWPSMMADSKEFWVEAEPLASISSANCRKFMWRHVVARFGIPKVVISDNGTHFADKKFGEFLAGLGIRQKFSSVEHPQVNGQVEASNKVILQGLKEGLDPEERSVDR, encoded by the exons ATGGACCCGATCATCGACTTCCTGGAGAAGGCCAGGCTTTCTAGCGACGAGAAGGTGGCCAAAACAATAAGGCGAGAAGCGGCCAAGTATGCAATCATACAGGGCCAGTTGTTTAAAAAAGGGCTTAGCCAACCACTGCTAAAATGCCTGCGCCCCGACCAAATGGAGTACGTCCTCCGGGAAGTCCACGAAGACTGTTGTGGTCACCACATCGGAGGGAAGGCCTTAGCTAGGAAGCTCATCAGAGCCGGATATTACTGGCCCTCCATGATGGCGGATTCTAAGGAGTTC TGGGTAGAGGCAGAGCCGTTGGCCAGCATATCCTCAGCTAATTGTcgaaagttcatgtggaggcatgTAGTAGCAAGATTCGGAATCCCAAAAGTCGTTATCTCAGATAACGGGACTCATTTTGCTGATAAAAAATTCGGAGAATTCCTGGCCGGCTTGGGCATAAGGCAAAAGTTCTCGTCAGTTGAACATCCCCAAGTCAACGGACAAGTAGAGGCCTCGAACAAGGTCATCTTGCAAGGCCTCAAGGAGGGACTTGACCCAGAAGAAAGGAGCGTGGACAGATGA
- the LOC140178453 gene encoding uncharacterized protein, producing the protein MPFRLTYGVDAIIPVKIGEPSPRLLLGGIEEVVEKDLVDEAREMAHLSETALKQRMALPYNAKVLKREFEQDDLVLRRNDIGAPTPGEGKLTANWEGPYRMKEVIGKDTYKLERLDGKEIPRTWNSSNLRRFYS; encoded by the coding sequence ATGCCTTTCCGACTCACCTATGGGGTGGATGCAATAATACCCGTGAAAATCGGCGAGCCGAGCCCGCGACTACTCTTAGGAGGAATCGAAGAGGTCGTGGAAAAGGACTTGGTGGATGAGGCTAGGGAGATGGCCCATTTATCAGAAACAGCACTAAAGCAAAGAATGGCCTTACCCTACAATGCCAAGGTGCTCAAGAGAGAGTTCGAGCAGGATGACCTGGTCCTAAGGCGCAATGATATTGGGGCTCCGACACCCGGGGAAGGAAAGCTGACGGCTAACTGGGAAGGCCCTTACAGGATGAAAGAGGTGATTGGCAAGGACACCTACAAGTTGGAACGATTAGACGGCAAGGAAATCCCGAGAACGTGGAACTCGAGTAACTTGAGAAGATTCTACTCCTAG
- the LOC112741324 gene encoding putative protein FAR1-RELATED SEQUENCE 10 → MTSIPSKNLWIRRQQCPCGDWKCYITYEGDSDEGSRAEELVKAEKASSGAMITPYVGMVFKSDDEAFEYYGNFARKNGFSVRKERSRVSPQLGIYKRDFVCYRSGFAPVKRKPNGEHHRDRKSVRCGCDAKMYLSKEVVEGVSQWFVVQFSNIHNHELLEDDQVRLLPAYRKIHEADQERILLLSKAGFPIHRIVKMLELEKGIQGGQLPYLERDVRNFVQNRKKVVQENEALLSEKRENDLSELLEACKAMKEVDVDFVYDFTVDENDKVENVAWSYGDSVNANAMFGDVVYFDTTYRSITYGLLFGVWFGIDSCGRTIFFGSVLLQDETPQSFSWALQTFVRFMNGRCPQTILTDLDPGLKDAIRSEYPGTKHVIPPWNILYKVPSWFSLHVGPRYAEFKSMFDALIQIENTEEFELQWRDMISVFGFGSDKHIGLLYSVRASWAQSYVRGYFLARMSTIAYSKSIDAFLKGIFAAQTCLRSFFEQIGISANIQHQAHQETHYMHLKTCIPVEEHARSILTPFAFNALQQELLLAMQYAASEMANGSYIVRHFKSMDGERLVIWLAEDEQIHCSCKEFESSGILCRHALRVFILKNYFQLPDKYYLSRWRRECTLLIDDDHNNQITDGEWFQEYQSLAETLFSESSITKERSDYARSELTKELTRILNEVRNLPDTDEVLMNMTVSPTS, encoded by the exons ATGACTTCCATACCTTCAAAAAACTTATGGATTAGGAGGCAACAATGCCCTTGTGGGGATTGGAAGTGTTACATTACATATGAGGGTGATTCTGATGAAGGTTCTAGAGCAGAAGAATTGGTAAAGGCAGAAAAAGCTTCATCCGGTGCCATGATCACCCCATATGTTGGAATGGTATTTAAGAGTGATGATGAAGCTTTTGAGTATTATGGCAATTTTGCTAGAAAGAATGGGTTTTCTGTTAGGAAGGAAAGGTCTAGGGTTAGCCCCCAGTTGGGGATTTACAAGCGTGACTTTGTTTGTTACCGTTCTGGATTCGCCCCGGTGAAGAGGAAGCCCAATGGAGAACACCATAGAGATAGGAAATCGGTTAGGTGTGGATGCGATGCGAAAATGTATCTGTCTAAGGAGGTGGTTGAAGGTGTTTCCCAGTGGTTTGTTGTGCAATTCAGCAATATCCACAATCATGAGCTATTGGAAGATGACCAAGTGCGCCTTCTTCCGGCTTATCGAAAGATTCACGAGGCCGATCAAGAGCGCATACTATTGCTTTCTAAAGCAGGGTTTCCGATACATCGGATAGTGAAGATGTTAGAGCTGGAAAAGGGGATTCAAGGTGGGCAATTGCCCTATTTGGAGAGGGATGTGAGGAACTTTGTTCAAAACCGTAAGAAGGTTGTTCAAGAGAACGAGGCATTGCTcagtgagaagagagaaaacgATCTATCAGAACTTCTTGAGGCATGCAAAGCCATGAAAGAAGTTGATGTTGACTTTGTTTATGATTTTACAGTGGATGAGAATGATAAAGTTGAAAATGTAGCTTGGTCATATGGTGACTCTGTTAATGCAAATGCTATGTTTGGGGATGTAGTTTATTTCGACACGACATATCGATCAATCACTTATGGATTGCTCTTTGGAGTGTGGTTTGGTATTGATAGCTGTGGCAGAACCATCTTTTTCGGTTCTGTTTTGTTGCAGGATGAAACTCCTCAGTCCTTCTCATGGGCATTGCAG ACTTTTGTCCGATTCATGAACGGAAGATGTCCACAAACAATTCTAACTGATCTTGACCCCGGGCTTAAAGATGCCATTAGAAGCGAATATCCAGGAACTAAACATGTCATTCCACCATGGAATATTCTATACAAGGTACCAAGTTGGTTTTCTCTTCATGTTGGGCCACGCTATGCAGAATTTAAATCCATGTTTGATGCATTAATTCAAATTGAGAATACCGAGGAGTTTGAACTACAGTGGAGAGACATGATTTCTGTGTTTGGATTTGGTTCAGATAAACACATTGGTTTACTGTATTCTGTTCGAGCATCCTGGGCACAATCCTATGTGAGAGGTTACTTTCTAGCTCGAATGTCTACAATAGCTTACTCAAAATCAATAGATGCTTTTCTGAAAGGGATCTTCGCCGCACAAACATGTTTGCGTAGCTTTTTCGAGCAG ATTGGCATTTCTGCGAACATCCAACATCAAGCGCATCAGGAGACTCACTATATGCATCTGAAAACTTGCATACCTGTTGAAGAGCATGCACGGAGTATCCTCACGCCTTTTGCTTTTAATGCTTTGCAGCAAGAGTTATTGCTGGCCATGCAATATGCTGCATCTGAGATGGCCAATGGATCGTATATTGTGCGGCATTTCAAAAGTATGGATGGAGAACGGCTTGTAATATGGTTGGCCGAAGACGAACAAATTCACTGCTCTTGCAAGGAATTTGAATCCTCTGGGATATTATGCAGACATGCTCTTCGTGTGTTCATCTTAAAGAATTACTTTCAGCTGCCTGACAAATACTATTTAAGCAGATGGAGACGGGAATGTACTTTACTGATTGATGATGATCACAACAATCAAATTACTGATGGGGAGTGGTTTCAAGAGTACCAGTCCCTAGCCGAAACTTTATTTTCAGAATCCTCGATTACAAAGGAACGATCTGACTATGCTCGAAGTGAACTGACAAAAGAACTTACCAGGATTCTCAATGAGGTCAGAAATCTGCCGGACACCGATGAAGTCCTAATGAACATGACTGTATCGCCGACCAGTTAG